In Planctomycetota bacterium, the sequence CCGCCGGCGCTGCGGGGGTATTCCACACGTTACCCACACCGGAGCGCCCGGCAGTGAGGGCTCCTGTCGTGAGGTGCGTAACGCCTGAAGGGGTCAACTGATATGGGCTTGGACTTGGTGCTGAGAGGCGGCCTGATCGTGGACGGCACTGGGGGGGCGCCGTTTGTCGGCGATCTGGCGGTTCGGGGTGAACGCATCGAGGCCATAGGGCCACTGGCGGCTGTGCCGGCGGCGCAATGGCTCGATGTGCGCGGGCTGGTGGTGGCCCCGGGTTTCATTGACATCCATGCTCATGGCGATTTGTACCCGCTCCTGTGCCCGGAGGCGCCAGGGCGACTGCACGACGGCGTGACCACGGAGGTCATCGGCAACTGCGGCGAGTCGCCCTTTCCGCAGTCGCCCGCCATGCTGGCAGAACGCGCTGAGAGTGCGCGCCGACACGGGATCGCGATTGACTGGGACACGTTCGATGCGTATGCGGCACGGCACGACTCGATCGGCTGCGGCATCAACCGAGTAGCGCTTGTGGGCCACGGCAACGTGCGGCAGGCGGTGATGGGCGAGGAGGACAGGGCGGCGTCGCCCGACGAACTGGCCGCCATGTGCCGCGAGGTGGAGAAGGCGCTGGATGCAGGGGCGTTCGGCATCTCCACCGGTCTCTACTACACGCCCGGGATGTTCGCGCGCGCCGGCGAGATTGACGCCCTGTGCGCGATCGTCGCTCGGCGCGGCGGCCTGTACGCGTCGCACATCCGCAACGAGGGTGATGCCATCGAAGAGGCCATCGAGGAGTTCACAGGCGTCGGGAGGCGGACAGGCGTTCGTCTGCAACTCTCTCACGTCAAGGTGTCCGGTCGGGCGAACTGGCCGAAGGCCGACCGTGTGATCGAGCGCCTTCAGGCGCTCCGAGCATCCGGGCTCGACCTGGCTTGCGACCGGTACCCCTACATTGCATCGTCAACGAGCCTCTCGTCGCAGTTGCCCGGCTGGGCGCGCGAGGGTGGCCGCGCGCCGATGTTGGAGCGCATTTCGGCGCCGGGCACTCGCGCGAAGCTGGTCGAGGCGCTGGTGGCCGACTTCCCGTCGGACGAGGCCTGGGCGGCGCTGCGCATCGCCGATGCGGCCTGCGACCAGTGGCGCGCAGCCGAGGGGCGATCGATTTTGGAGATTGCCGCGGGCTCGGGCCGCGAGCCCGCAGAGATGGTGCTGGACCTGCTGAGCGCGAGCGAGGGCCGCGCGAGCATCGTGCATTTCACCATGTGCGAGGAAAACCTTGTTAAGTGGCTCAAGCTGCCGTTTGTCGCCATCGGGTCCGATAGCTCGTCGAGGGCGATTGACGGGCCAACGTCCGTCGGCAAGCCGCATCCGCGCAGCTATGGCACGTGCGCGCGCGTGCTCGGGCGCTACGTGCGCGAGAAGGGCGTGCTCTCGCTGCCCGAGGGCGTGCGGCGCCTGACCGGCCTGCCGGCGAGCCGGCTCGGGCTCAAGCGACGCGGGCTGCTGCGGCCGGGTGCCGTCGCCGATATCACGGTGTTCGACC encodes:
- a CDS encoding D-aminoacylase, giving the protein MGLDLVLRGGLIVDGTGGAPFVGDLAVRGERIEAIGPLAAVPAAQWLDVRGLVVAPGFIDIHAHGDLYPLLCPEAPGRLHDGVTTEVIGNCGESPFPQSPAMLAERAESARRHGIAIDWDTFDAYAARHDSIGCGINRVALVGHGNVRQAVMGEEDRAASPDELAAMCREVEKALDAGAFGISTGLYYTPGMFARAGEIDALCAIVARRGGLYASHIRNEGDAIEEAIEEFTGVGRRTGVRLQLSHVKVSGRANWPKADRVIERLQALRASGLDLACDRYPYIASSTSLSSQLPGWAREGGRAPMLERISAPGTRAKLVEALVADFPSDEAWAALRIADAACDQWRAAEGRSILEIAAGSGREPAEMVLDLLSASEGRASIVHFTMCEENLVKWLKLPFVAIGSDSSSRAIDGPTSVGKPHPRSYGTCARVLGRYVREKGVLSLPEGVRRLTGLPASRLGLKRRGLLRPGAVADITVFDPNEVADRATYEVPQQYSVGVRHVLVNGALAVKDGELTGTRNGRFLRKGAE